A DNA window from Lutra lutra chromosome 8, mLutLut1.2, whole genome shotgun sequence contains the following coding sequences:
- the POU6F1 gene encoding POU domain, class 6, transcription factor 1 isoform X1 codes for MDPGAGPESSLTVNEQVIVMSGHETIRVLEVGVDAQISAEEEGKGLEGVAAEGSQNRGPGEASEPAGEARPDNPDSSAEATGTRPSLPSGTALPESLPLAPWRAVKSLPGIPPSPAPAVATFSQAPSQPQASQTLAPLAVQAAPQVLTQENLATVLTGVMVPAGAVTQPLLIPISIAGQVAGQQGLAVWTIPTATVAALPGLTAASPTGGIFKPPLAGLQAAAVLNAALPTPVQAVPPQAPAQASSPTQPRPAAPPQTLFQTPPLLQTTPAILPQPPAATTTAPTPKPVDNPPQITVQPAGFALSPGIISAASLGGQTQILGSLTTTPVIANAIPSMPGISSQILTNAQGQVIGALPWVVNSASVAAPAPAPSLQVQAVTPQLLLNAQGQVIATLASSPLPPPVAVRKASTPESPAKSEVQPIQPTPAVPQPAVVITSPAPAAKPSASAPIPITCSETPTVSQLVSKPHTPSLDEDGINLEEIREFAKNFKIRRLSLGLTQTQVGQALTATEGPAYSQSAICRFEKLDITPKSAQKLKPVLEKWLNEAELRNQEGQQNLMEFVGGEPSKKRKRRTSFTPQAIEALNAYFEKNPLPTGQEITEIAKELNYDREVVRVWFCNRRQTLKNTSKLNVFQIP; via the exons ATGGATCCTGGAGCCGGGCCAGAGTCATCTCTGACTGTCAATGAGCAG GTCATCGTGATGTCAGGCCATGAGACCATCCGCGTACTGGAAGTTGGAGTGGATGCCCAGATCTCAGCCGAGGAGGAGGGCAAAGGGCTAGAGGGCGTGGCTGCTGAGGGCTCCCAGAACAGAGGCCCTGGTGAAGCCAGTGAACCTGCTGGTGAAGCCAGGCCAGACAACCCAGACTCTTCTGCAGAGGCAACGGGTACGAGGCCATCGCTCCCATCGGGCACTGCCCTACCTGAGTCCCTTCCTCTGGCTCCTTGGAGAGCCG TGAAGTCTCTCCCGGGGATCCCTCCGAGCCCTGCCCCTGCCGTTGCCACCTTCAGCCAAGCCCCGAGCCAGCCTCAGGCATCCCAGACGCTGGCGCCCCTCGCTGTACAAGCTGCCCCCCAG GTCTTGACTCAGGAAAACTTAGCCACAGTTCTGACAGGAGTTATGGTTCCAGCAGGGGCAGTTACTCAACCTCTTCTTATCCCCATCAGTATTGCAGGTCAAGTGGCTGGTCAGCAGGGGCTGGCCGTGTGGACAATTCCTACAGCAACCGTGGCCGCCCTCCCAGGACTGACAGCTGCTTCTCCCACGGGGGGAATTTTCAAGCCACCTTTAGCCGGTCTGCAAG CAGCTGCCGTGCTGAACGCCGCGCTCCCGACACCTGTCCAAGCTGTCCCGCCGCAAGCGCCAGCACAGGCCTCGTCGCCCACCCAGCCCCGGCCAGCAGCCCCGCCCCAGACGCTGTTCCAGACCCCACCGCTGCTGCAGACCACACCTGCCATTCTCCCGCAGCCCCCTGCTGCCACCACGACGGCCCCCACACCCAAGCCGGTGGACAACCCCCCACAGATCACCGTCCAACCTGCGGGCTTCGCGCTAAGCCCGGGAATT ATCAGTGCTGCTTCCCTTGGGGGACAGACCCAGATCCTAGGCTCCCTTACTACCACTCCGGTCATTGCCAACGCCATCCCCAGCATGCCGGGGATCAGCAGTCAGATCCTCACCAACGCTCAGGGACAG GTTATTGGAGCCCTGCCGTGGGTAGTGAACTCGGCTAGTGTGgcagccccagctccagccccgaGCCTGCAGGTCCAGGCTGTGACCCCCCAGCTGTTGTTGAATGCCCAGGGCCAGGTGATTGCGACCCTGGCCAGCAGCCCCCTGCCTCCGCCCGTGGCTGTCCGGAAGGCAAGCACGCCTGAGTCCCCCGCTAAGAGTGAG GTACAGCCCATCCAGCCCACGCCAGCCGTGCCCCAGCCTGCGGTGGTCAtcaccagcccagccccagcGGCCAAGCCATCTGCCTCTGCTCCCATTCCAATCACCTGCTCTGAGACCCCTACTGTCAGCCAGTTGGTATCCA AGCCACATACCCCAAGTCTGGATGAGGATGGAATCAACTTGGAAGAGATCCGGGAGTTTGCCAAGAATTTTAAGATCCGACGGCTGTCCCTGGGCCTCACACAGACTCAGGTGGGTCAGGCTCTGACTGCCACAGAAGGCCCGGCCTACAGCCAGTCAGCTATCTGCCG GTTCGAGAAGCTGGACATCACTCCCAAGAGTGCCCAGAAGCTGAAGCCAGTGCTGGAGAAGTGGCTGAATGAAGCCGAACTCCGGAACCAGGAAGGACAGCAGAACCTGATGGAGTTTGTGGGAGGTGAGCCCTCCAAGAAACGCAAACGCCGCACCTCCTTCACCCCCCAGGCCATAGAGGCTCTGAATGCCTATTTCGAGAAGAACCCACTGCCCACGGGCCAGGAGATCACCGAGATCGCTAAGGAGCTCAACTATGACCGGGAGGTGGTGCGGGTCTGGTTCTGCAATCGGCGCCAGACGCTCAAGAACACCAGCAAGCTGAATGTCTTTCAGATCCCTTAG
- the POU6F1 gene encoding POU domain, class 6, transcription factor 1 isoform X2: MDPGAGPESSLTVNEQVIVMSGHETIRVLEVGVDAQISAEEEGKGLEGVAAEGSQNRGPGEASEPAGEARPDNPDSSAEATGTRPSLPSGTALPESLPLAPWRAVKSLPGIPPSPAPAVATFSQAPSQPQASQTLAPLAVQAAPQVLTQENLATVLTGVMVPAGAVTQPLLIPISIAGQVAGQQGLAVWTIPTATVAALPGLTAASPTGGIFKPPLAGLQAAVLNAALPTPVQAVPPQAPAQASSPTQPRPAAPPQTLFQTPPLLQTTPAILPQPPAATTTAPTPKPVDNPPQITVQPAGFALSPGIISAASLGGQTQILGSLTTTPVIANAIPSMPGISSQILTNAQGQVIGALPWVVNSASVAAPAPAPSLQVQAVTPQLLLNAQGQVIATLASSPLPPPVAVRKASTPESPAKSEVQPIQPTPAVPQPAVVITSPAPAAKPSASAPIPITCSETPTVSQLVSKPHTPSLDEDGINLEEIREFAKNFKIRRLSLGLTQTQVGQALTATEGPAYSQSAICRFEKLDITPKSAQKLKPVLEKWLNEAELRNQEGQQNLMEFVGGEPSKKRKRRTSFTPQAIEALNAYFEKNPLPTGQEITEIAKELNYDREVVRVWFCNRRQTLKNTSKLNVFQIP, encoded by the exons ATGGATCCTGGAGCCGGGCCAGAGTCATCTCTGACTGTCAATGAGCAG GTCATCGTGATGTCAGGCCATGAGACCATCCGCGTACTGGAAGTTGGAGTGGATGCCCAGATCTCAGCCGAGGAGGAGGGCAAAGGGCTAGAGGGCGTGGCTGCTGAGGGCTCCCAGAACAGAGGCCCTGGTGAAGCCAGTGAACCTGCTGGTGAAGCCAGGCCAGACAACCCAGACTCTTCTGCAGAGGCAACGGGTACGAGGCCATCGCTCCCATCGGGCACTGCCCTACCTGAGTCCCTTCCTCTGGCTCCTTGGAGAGCCG TGAAGTCTCTCCCGGGGATCCCTCCGAGCCCTGCCCCTGCCGTTGCCACCTTCAGCCAAGCCCCGAGCCAGCCTCAGGCATCCCAGACGCTGGCGCCCCTCGCTGTACAAGCTGCCCCCCAG GTCTTGACTCAGGAAAACTTAGCCACAGTTCTGACAGGAGTTATGGTTCCAGCAGGGGCAGTTACTCAACCTCTTCTTATCCCCATCAGTATTGCAGGTCAAGTGGCTGGTCAGCAGGGGCTGGCCGTGTGGACAATTCCTACAGCAACCGTGGCCGCCCTCCCAGGACTGACAGCTGCTTCTCCCACGGGGGGAATTTTCAAGCCACCTTTAGCCGGTCTGCAAG CTGCCGTGCTGAACGCCGCGCTCCCGACACCTGTCCAAGCTGTCCCGCCGCAAGCGCCAGCACAGGCCTCGTCGCCCACCCAGCCCCGGCCAGCAGCCCCGCCCCAGACGCTGTTCCAGACCCCACCGCTGCTGCAGACCACACCTGCCATTCTCCCGCAGCCCCCTGCTGCCACCACGACGGCCCCCACACCCAAGCCGGTGGACAACCCCCCACAGATCACCGTCCAACCTGCGGGCTTCGCGCTAAGCCCGGGAATT ATCAGTGCTGCTTCCCTTGGGGGACAGACCCAGATCCTAGGCTCCCTTACTACCACTCCGGTCATTGCCAACGCCATCCCCAGCATGCCGGGGATCAGCAGTCAGATCCTCACCAACGCTCAGGGACAG GTTATTGGAGCCCTGCCGTGGGTAGTGAACTCGGCTAGTGTGgcagccccagctccagccccgaGCCTGCAGGTCCAGGCTGTGACCCCCCAGCTGTTGTTGAATGCCCAGGGCCAGGTGATTGCGACCCTGGCCAGCAGCCCCCTGCCTCCGCCCGTGGCTGTCCGGAAGGCAAGCACGCCTGAGTCCCCCGCTAAGAGTGAG GTACAGCCCATCCAGCCCACGCCAGCCGTGCCCCAGCCTGCGGTGGTCAtcaccagcccagccccagcGGCCAAGCCATCTGCCTCTGCTCCCATTCCAATCACCTGCTCTGAGACCCCTACTGTCAGCCAGTTGGTATCCA AGCCACATACCCCAAGTCTGGATGAGGATGGAATCAACTTGGAAGAGATCCGGGAGTTTGCCAAGAATTTTAAGATCCGACGGCTGTCCCTGGGCCTCACACAGACTCAGGTGGGTCAGGCTCTGACTGCCACAGAAGGCCCGGCCTACAGCCAGTCAGCTATCTGCCG GTTCGAGAAGCTGGACATCACTCCCAAGAGTGCCCAGAAGCTGAAGCCAGTGCTGGAGAAGTGGCTGAATGAAGCCGAACTCCGGAACCAGGAAGGACAGCAGAACCTGATGGAGTTTGTGGGAGGTGAGCCCTCCAAGAAACGCAAACGCCGCACCTCCTTCACCCCCCAGGCCATAGAGGCTCTGAATGCCTATTTCGAGAAGAACCCACTGCCCACGGGCCAGGAGATCACCGAGATCGCTAAGGAGCTCAACTATGACCGGGAGGTGGTGCGGGTCTGGTTCTGCAATCGGCGCCAGACGCTCAAGAACACCAGCAAGCTGAATGTCTTTCAGATCCCTTAG
- the POU6F1 gene encoding POU domain, class 6, transcription factor 1 isoform X3: protein MDPGAGPESSLTVNEQVIVMSGHETIRVLEVGVDAQISAEEEGKGLEGVAAEGSQNRGPGEASEPAGEARPDNPDSSAEATVKSLPGIPPSPAPAVATFSQAPSQPQASQTLAPLAVQAAPQVLTQENLATVLTGVMVPAGAVTQPLLIPISIAGQVAGQQGLAVWTIPTATVAALPGLTAASPTGGIFKPPLAGLQAAAVLNAALPTPVQAVPPQAPAQASSPTQPRPAAPPQTLFQTPPLLQTTPAILPQPPAATTTAPTPKPVDNPPQITVQPAGFALSPGIISAASLGGQTQILGSLTTTPVIANAIPSMPGISSQILTNAQGQVIGALPWVVNSASVAAPAPAPSLQVQAVTPQLLLNAQGQVIATLASSPLPPPVAVRKASTPESPAKSEVQPIQPTPAVPQPAVVITSPAPAAKPSASAPIPITCSETPTVSQLVSKPHTPSLDEDGINLEEIREFAKNFKIRRLSLGLTQTQVGQALTATEGPAYSQSAICRFEKLDITPKSAQKLKPVLEKWLNEAELRNQEGQQNLMEFVGGEPSKKRKRRTSFTPQAIEALNAYFEKNPLPTGQEITEIAKELNYDREVVRVWFCNRRQTLKNTSKLNVFQIP, encoded by the exons ATGGATCCTGGAGCCGGGCCAGAGTCATCTCTGACTGTCAATGAGCAG GTCATCGTGATGTCAGGCCATGAGACCATCCGCGTACTGGAAGTTGGAGTGGATGCCCAGATCTCAGCCGAGGAGGAGGGCAAAGGGCTAGAGGGCGTGGCTGCTGAGGGCTCCCAGAACAGAGGCCCTGGTGAAGCCAGTGAACCTGCTGGTGAAGCCAGGCCAGACAACCCAGACTCTTCTGCAGAGGCAACGG TGAAGTCTCTCCCGGGGATCCCTCCGAGCCCTGCCCCTGCCGTTGCCACCTTCAGCCAAGCCCCGAGCCAGCCTCAGGCATCCCAGACGCTGGCGCCCCTCGCTGTACAAGCTGCCCCCCAG GTCTTGACTCAGGAAAACTTAGCCACAGTTCTGACAGGAGTTATGGTTCCAGCAGGGGCAGTTACTCAACCTCTTCTTATCCCCATCAGTATTGCAGGTCAAGTGGCTGGTCAGCAGGGGCTGGCCGTGTGGACAATTCCTACAGCAACCGTGGCCGCCCTCCCAGGACTGACAGCTGCTTCTCCCACGGGGGGAATTTTCAAGCCACCTTTAGCCGGTCTGCAAG CAGCTGCCGTGCTGAACGCCGCGCTCCCGACACCTGTCCAAGCTGTCCCGCCGCAAGCGCCAGCACAGGCCTCGTCGCCCACCCAGCCCCGGCCAGCAGCCCCGCCCCAGACGCTGTTCCAGACCCCACCGCTGCTGCAGACCACACCTGCCATTCTCCCGCAGCCCCCTGCTGCCACCACGACGGCCCCCACACCCAAGCCGGTGGACAACCCCCCACAGATCACCGTCCAACCTGCGGGCTTCGCGCTAAGCCCGGGAATT ATCAGTGCTGCTTCCCTTGGGGGACAGACCCAGATCCTAGGCTCCCTTACTACCACTCCGGTCATTGCCAACGCCATCCCCAGCATGCCGGGGATCAGCAGTCAGATCCTCACCAACGCTCAGGGACAG GTTATTGGAGCCCTGCCGTGGGTAGTGAACTCGGCTAGTGTGgcagccccagctccagccccgaGCCTGCAGGTCCAGGCTGTGACCCCCCAGCTGTTGTTGAATGCCCAGGGCCAGGTGATTGCGACCCTGGCCAGCAGCCCCCTGCCTCCGCCCGTGGCTGTCCGGAAGGCAAGCACGCCTGAGTCCCCCGCTAAGAGTGAG GTACAGCCCATCCAGCCCACGCCAGCCGTGCCCCAGCCTGCGGTGGTCAtcaccagcccagccccagcGGCCAAGCCATCTGCCTCTGCTCCCATTCCAATCACCTGCTCTGAGACCCCTACTGTCAGCCAGTTGGTATCCA AGCCACATACCCCAAGTCTGGATGAGGATGGAATCAACTTGGAAGAGATCCGGGAGTTTGCCAAGAATTTTAAGATCCGACGGCTGTCCCTGGGCCTCACACAGACTCAGGTGGGTCAGGCTCTGACTGCCACAGAAGGCCCGGCCTACAGCCAGTCAGCTATCTGCCG GTTCGAGAAGCTGGACATCACTCCCAAGAGTGCCCAGAAGCTGAAGCCAGTGCTGGAGAAGTGGCTGAATGAAGCCGAACTCCGGAACCAGGAAGGACAGCAGAACCTGATGGAGTTTGTGGGAGGTGAGCCCTCCAAGAAACGCAAACGCCGCACCTCCTTCACCCCCCAGGCCATAGAGGCTCTGAATGCCTATTTCGAGAAGAACCCACTGCCCACGGGCCAGGAGATCACCGAGATCGCTAAGGAGCTCAACTATGACCGGGAGGTGGTGCGGGTCTGGTTCTGCAATCGGCGCCAGACGCTCAAGAACACCAGCAAGCTGAATGTCTTTCAGATCCCTTAG